A part of Chanos chanos chromosome 9, fChaCha1.1, whole genome shotgun sequence genomic DNA contains:
- the pcbp2 gene encoding poly(rC)-binding protein 2, with protein MDSSVIEGGLNVTLTIRLLMHGKEVGSIIGKKGESVKKMREESGARINISEGNCPERIITLSGPTTAIFKAFSMIIDKLEEDISSSMSNSTATSKPPVTLRIVVPASQCGSLIGKGGCKIKEIRESTGAQVQVAGDMLPNSTERAITIAGTPLSIIECVKQICVVMLESPPKGVTIPYRPKPSGSPVIFAGGQAYAVQGQHAIPQPDLTKLHQLAMQQSPFPLAPSSQGFTAGMDATAQTGSHELTIPNDLIGCIIGRQGAKINEIRQMSGAQIKIANPVEGSTDRQVTITGSPASISLAEYLINARLSSEATGLAAN; from the exons ATGGACTCCAGTGTGATTGAAGGAGGACTCAACGTCACTCTAACCATCAGGCTACTCATGCATGGCAAA GAGGTTGGGAGTATTATAGGCAAG AAAGGGGAATCAGTGaagaagatgagagaggag AGTGGTGCCCGTATCAACATCTCTGAAGGGAACTGCCCGGAGAGAATCATCACTCTCTCTGGCCCCACCACCGCCATCTTCAAAGCCTTTTCCATGATCATCGACAAACTGGAGGAG GACATCAGCAGTTCCATGTCCAACAGCACGGCCACATCCAAACCTCCAGTGACGCTGCGGATCGTGGTCCCAGCCAGCCAGTGTGGCTCGCTCATCGGCAAGGGCGGCTGTAAGATTAAAGAAATCCGAGAG TCAACGGGTGCTCAGGTGCAAGTGGCGGGAGACATGCTGCCTAACTCCACAGAGAGAGCCATCACCATTGCCGGAACCCCGCTGTCAATCATTGAGTGTGTCAAACAGATCTGTGTGGTCATGCTAGAG tCTCCTCCTAAAGGTGTGACCATCCCGTATAGACCCAAACCCTCAGGTTCGCCTGTCATCTTTGCTggaggacag gcATATGCGGTGCAGGGACAACATGCCATTCCCCAACCTGAT CTCACAAAACTTCACCAGTTGGCTATGCAGCAGAGCCCATTTCCTCTGGCCCCCAGTAGCCAAGGTTTTACAG CTGGAATGGACGCTACTGCACAGACTGGCTCTCATGAACTGACCATTCCTAATGac TTAATTGGCTGCATCATTGGCCGTCAGGGTGCCAAGATCAATGAGATTCGTCAGATGTCTGGAGCTCAGATAAAGATTGCCAACCCTGTGGAGGGCTCTACAGACCGCCAAGTCACCATCACAGGTTCTCCAGCCAGCATCAGCCTGGCTGAGTACCTCATCAACGCCAG GCTTTCCTCTGAGGCTACAGGACTGGCGGCTAACTGA
- the map3k12 gene encoding mitogen-activated protein kinase kinase kinase 12 — MACVHEQRAPSPSLSGFSTPLSETPYRRPETDPSACTPDTELTPTQCVLRNVLSIDPPGGGSAPHTQGNSPTTSDEPTPFSNSVLKLQEGGAEGGAVRSQSESFRLQAGGGGFLEGLFGCLKPVWTMIGKAYSTEHKQSQEESWEVPFEEISELQWVGSGAQGAVFLGKFHGEEVAVKKVRDIKETDIKHLRKLKHPNIITFKGVCTQAPCYCIIMEYCAQGQLYEVLRAGRKITPSLLVDWAMGIAGGMNYLHLHKIIHRDLKSPNMLITHDDLVKISDFGTSKELSDKSTKMSFAGTVAWMAPEVIRNEPVSEKVDIWSFGVVLWELLTGEIPYKDVDSSAIIWGVGNNSLQLPIPDSCPDGFKILLKQCWNCKPRNRPSFRQILLHLDIASADVLSTPQETYFKSQAEWREEVKQHFEKIKSEGTCLHRLDEELINRRREELRHALDIREHYERKLERANNLYMELNAVMLQLELKEKELLRREQCLDKKYPGLFKHHPSNTVDKLIKKRNVPQKLPSHGKRPDLLRSEVILPKMDTGVLQVTVPSCPNRGSTSPNRSRRVKTRHRRGGKGSSGDLSGPKHPPGPPSRERETPAPSSAAPGTPASEGGSAQRGPQQDAPPLKLSSSSPDLLCSTRGAEGGASGGAGSLSACEDLGGGARGGAEAGVGVDETPPRSDTASEDAASLPFSSSPDSPCCGRGGAVGRGHTLGEEREEGGGTVRLPRGASGSHLTPSAILYRAAITRKQRRGVSSEEEEGEVDSEVELPRRRRPTSITKCQSVSTFSSENLSVSDGEEGHTTDHSHSGTPDVVSTNTDERLDDRSDDLISQGSEIPADITDPALSEREAAALPEQEKFTLDTEQNILEIRALCEDSDCDSAELDQSGSGEPSRPPSAGGWGQGPQN; from the exons ATGGCTTGTGTCCATGAACAACGTgcaccctctccctccctgtcaggGTTCAGcactccactgtctgaaacCCCTTACCGTCGTCCAGAGACCGACCCCTCTGCTTGCACCCCTGATACCGAACTCACACCTACTCAGTGTGTCCTCCGCAACGTGCTTTCGATCGACCCCCCAGGGGGCGGGAGCGCCCCTCACACTCAGGGCAACAGTCCAACCACAAGCGATGAGCCCACCCCCTTCTCCAACAGTGTGTTGAAGCTGCAGGAAGGTGGAGCAGAGGGAGGAGCTGTCCGCAGCCAATCGGAGAGCTTCAGGTTACAGGCGGGAGGTGGCGGCTTTCTGGAAGGTCTCTTTGGTTGTTTGAAACCTGTCTGGACCATGATTGGCAAAGCCTActccactgaacacaaacagagtCAGGAGG AGTCGTGGGAGGTGCCATTTGAGGAGATCTCGGAGCTACAGTGGGTGGGCAGTGGAGCTCAGGGTGCTGTGTTTCTGGGGAAATTTCATGGCGAGGAGGTGGCCGTCAAAAAAGTGCGGGACATCAAAGAGACGGACATCAAACACCTTCGCAAGCTGAAGCACCCCAACATCATCACCTTTAa gGGAGTGTGTACACAGGCGCCGTGTTACTGCATCATTATGGAGTACTGTGCTCAGGGCCAGCTCTATGAGGTTCTGAGAGCTGGACGTAAGATCACTCCCTCTCTACTGGTGGACTGGGCCATGGGCATTGCAGGCGGCATGAACTACCTCCATCTTCACAAGATCATCCACCGGGACCTCAAATCACCCAA TATGCTGATTACCCATGATGACTTGGTGAAGATATCTGACTTTGGCACGTCTAAAGAGCTGAGCGATAAGAGCACTAAGATGTCCTTTGCTGGGACAGTGGCCTGGATGGCACCAGAGGTCATCCGCAATGAACCCGTATCTGAGAAAGTGGACATCTG GTCTTTTGGCGTGGTTCTTTGGGAGCTGTTGACTGGAGAGATCCCCTATAAAGACGTAGATTCGTCTGCCATAATCTGGGGTGTGGGAAACAACAGCCTGCAGCTTCCCATACCTGACAGCTGCCCCGATGGCTTCAAAATCCTTCTGAAACAATGCTG GAATTGTAAACCCAGAAACCGGCCATCGTTCAGACAAATACTCCTGCACCTCGATATTGCTTCTGCAGATGTCCTCTCCACGCCTCAGGAGACTTACTTCAAATCTCAG GCGGAGTGGCGTGAAGAGGTGAAGCAGCACTTTGAAAAGATCAAGTCAGAGGGGACGTGTCTGCACCGACTGGATGAGGAGCTCATCAACCGTCGTCGCGAGGAACTCAG ACACGCACTGGATATTCGAGAACACTACGAGAGGAAACTGGAAAGAGCAAATAACCTTTACATGGAGTTAAATGCAGTCATGCTACAGCTAGAACTCAAAGAGAAGGAGCTACTAAG GAGGGAGCAGTGTTTGGATAAGAAATACCCCGGTCTCTTCAAACACCATCCCTCAAACACAGTGGACAAACTCATCAAGAAGAGGAATGTCCCTCAGAAGCTCCCGTCTCATGGCAAGAG GCCTGACCTTttaaggtcagaggtcatacTGCCTAAGATGGACACGGGTGTGCTGCAGGTGACTGTACCATCCTGCCCAAACCGAGGGTCCACGTCCCCTAACCGTTCCCGTCGAGTGAAGACGCGCCATCGCAGGGGTGGCAAAGGGAGCAGCGGGGATCTTTCAGGGCCCAAACACCCTCCAGGACctcccagcagagagagggagaccccTGCACCAAGCAGCGCAGCTCCTGGTACCCCTGCAAGCGAGGGAGGATCCGCACAGAGAGGCCCTCAACAAGATGCTCCCCCACTGAAACTGTCATCCTCCAGCCCAGACCTCCTCTGTTCCACAAGGGGGGCCGAGGGCGGAGCCAGTGGAGGGGCGGGTAGCCTGAGCGCATGTGAAGACCTTGGGGGCGGGGCAAGGGGCGGGGCCGAAGCTGGGGTGGGAGTGGACGAGACTCCGCCGCGCAGCGACACGGCTAGCGAAGACGCGGCTTCCCTGCCTTTCTCCAGCAGCCCCGATTCGCCGTGCTGCGGGAGGGGTGGGGCTGTGGGGAGGGGCCACACAttgggggaggagagagaagaaggaggtgGGACTGTCCGATTACCCAGAGGAGCCAGCGGCAGTCACCTGACCCCCTCTGCAATCCTATACAGAGCAGCTATCACACGGAAACAG cgCCGAGGTGTCtcttcagaagaagaagagggtgaGGTGGACAGCGAGGTGGAGTTACCAAGGAGACG ACGGCCCACCAGTATAACCAAGTGCCAATCAGTGTCAACATTCAGCTCAGAGAATCTGTCAGTCTCAGATGGGGAGGAGGGGCATACCACTGACCATTCCCACAGTGGAACACCTGATGTGGTGAGCACCAATACTGATGAACGTTTGGACGATCGCAGCGATGACCTCATCTCACAGGGCTCCGAGATCCCGGCTGACATCACTGACCCCGCCCTGTCTGAAAGAGAGGCCGCCGCACTTCCTGAACAGGAGAAATTTACACTggacacagaacagaacattttggag ATTCGAGCGCTGTGCGAGGATTCAGACTGTGATAGTGCTGAGCTCGACCAATCAGGGAGTGGAGAGCCAAGTCGCCCCCCAAGCGCAGGGGGGTGGGGCCAGGGTCCTCAGAACTAA